gcaaatttaaattttaagaaagtatttatgtaaaaaaaaaaaaaaaaaaagacggcGTTGCCAGAACTAGCTTCAAATTCAGAGGCTGGGCATATCAGGAGAAAGAATACGTCAAGTCTGGGCAGCTGCGCTACTCGCTGGCAGATGcatcactcaatggttttggtTCCGATGACTCATGTGATCTCATAGTCAAATTGTAAGGTATGCTTAACGTATTAAAGGCCACTACATTGTGCAACACAGAAATATTTAAGAGCATACACGGATAGACTGATGTACATACCTGGAAACCAGCAAAGATGCTatgaggctttttttttttttttcttaaaaaaaaaaaaagaaagaggggaggaagggacaagcccacccccgggtagcagcccccactgggcctccACCCCATCAAGAGAATATTCGATGCGGGCAAAACTGTTAGGCACGCCGGCcgtttttactcatacccttcccACCCGTAGCCCAGCTCGGTTATCTTTCTGGGCTCTCGACCTGAACCTCCATGTGAATAGGTATGATATGATTAAGCTCCGCCGCCTGCACACGGGCACTCTCCACTACAAGTCTCGGTGATATACTGCATTTGCCAAAGGTACGAACGTTCTTAGTCAGCCGAATCTGGTAAAACGTACAAATCGCTTGGGCCGCCTCTTGGCGAAGCAGTGGGGACTCCGAACGTCGGCGCATGGCCTGTAAAAACTGGTCCCTTCAGCCCCGAACCTCCAGCGGGATCCCTGCCAATCGCCAAATTGCCCTAGCCCATGAGCACTAAAATAAGGCATAGTCTACCATTTTGTCCATACCATAAGTCCTAAATACTAGGGAAATTCTCAGTCCTCATCCACTAAGTACTACTCTCATCAGAAGACAGTCTCAGACTACCTTCCAGAGAAACAGGGCTACTCTCGGGTGGAGTTTCAAGCGCCAGATCTAGATGCAGTCTGGCCTAGACTCATACTACCGTCGGAGAATAAGGGAGAGGTCGCCTACCCTGATACTGATACTGGCCCAGGGCCCTCTTATGTTGCTATCAGCACAACAATAAAAGAAATTTTCAACTGATTATTCTTGAAGGATCCGGAGGCCGCTGGGCTGACACGGCGGTGGGGTCGAACTCCTAAATGGCCTGAAAGAGAGGTGGGCCTCCTACAGTCGCCCAACTGTGGAAGCACACCCTTTTGCAAGAAAGCTAGAACCCACTATAAGACGGCAAGTGGTGAGGTGCACTTTTGATGGAAGgatggattggataaagatttGTTTGAGATCACATTGAGAGGGAGTGGTGGATCAAACGTAATCTAGATGGATCCCCGCTTAAGGACCATTAAGATCGTGCTATGACCAAGAGAGCTCATGGTGGGTCATGGGTGGGAGTGGGCATCCCCCATTCCCTTCTCATGGATAAGACCTAAAAGGAGGTTGGTGCTGAATCAGTGGTGATCACGACTAACACGTAGAGAATTGTTGTGGTTTGCCACTATTCAGGACTAGCGTTAGGTAGCCTTCACGAGAAAGCCTTGTTATCCAATGTAACATGACTATTTTTATCCATCCTACAAGCGCAGAAGGCCTTCGGCAGAAATTGTAGTTTAGGTTTATCACGCAAGAAATGTTGCGATAGTTAGGAAGAATAATATTTATACAGTTCGATCTATTGACCTATGTCCACGGACAAAGATAATATAAAAGCTTtacgataaaaaaaataaagattataAAGTGCAAGATTATTACACAAATTTTAGCTCCTAATACATCTGATCTCTCGGTACTCAattgccttttttttcttttgatattacaataaatatttataatagAGTAAATTGATTTAGACTCAAACTGATATTTCTATAATAATTAGATTAGGCCAATATATAGGCGGCGTCCTAAGTCGGCAAAGACTTGAACTGATATCCTATCAACCTTTTAGAACTGAAAAGGTAACAAGACTGGAAAGAGACAGAAAACACAAATCATCGGTTGGCATGTGATGCTGCATTTGGTTCTCTTAGATGCCATATAAGAACCTACTTAGCCTTGTTTAGGGGAGTTTTTGAAGGGCCAAAAAgaacttttagataaaatagaagtgtttggtaaaaatttcaggaagctgttttagcttttctaaaaagctaaaaatagttttttggaggaagctctattttggagcttttcgaaaaagcacttttagatccGGTCGGAAAGTTATTTTTTTGCCCAAAATACCTGTGATAATATATAACAATTATACAAAATGTCCCTTTATAATCCTGAAAATCTGCTAGAAAATTTATTacagagataaatggtcatcagGAGGGTAAAAAGTTAATTTACacgaataattataatattttatacctttattattgtattatactataaatataatattatgttacattatatcataatacattgatatgttatattaaataatttaatattatgttatattaagaaaaaaataatttatactaataattataatattttatatctttattattatattatactatatatatattacattatatcatatatgttatgttaaataatttaatattatattaaattattatgctatagtaaacaatattatattttattatgctctcttgtataatactatatattatactttatggtcattttgtcctACGAAAAGTATTtcttcagtttgtttaccaaacatatgttaaagtatCACAACACTTTAGAAACATAGTTATCGAACAACAAACAACattttataaaaactctacttccaaaagctctacttctgAAAACTCTACTGCCAACAACTCCTTCAAATATGGTTTGAAGCTCACAGCTGCTTTTTATATACTCTGTTGCATCCCATGCTCTAAATGCAGTTCCTTGATTAAATCCATCCAGGGGTGGTCATTTGTACCTGGACAGAATAATCCAAAGAGAATAATAAGAAGCTAGCCCCATGTTATCATCCTCTCGAGCAACAGAACAACAGAATAGCTTGGCCCATACTATTAAAATAATGTCTTCCAGGTTCGACCAAGACGACATGCGCACGCGCCGCGGTGCCGTAGCGGACGCGCCCGCGCTGGCTGCATCACCCCTCGCGCCTGCTCTCCCCGTCGCCCTCGTGGAAGGATTCGTCAAACAGGGCCGGTCCCCCACCCCCAAAACTCCAGACGCGGGTTTCAGTACGACTCCCACGCCCCGTTTCATcaccctgtttttttttttttgctttggttCATCACCCTGTTTTGGCTGACGAATATGTTGAGGAAATCCCCTTTTGGATTGCGTTTTGATGCGATGGATCGACGAGTATTTTGATTTGATCCTATCCAGTATCCAATttatataaacatatatatatccTGTCGCGCGAAACAGACCTTGACCTGTTCGTTTTTGCTGGACCTTTTTTATGATTTGGACTCGGTGCACCCAATCAAATCAGCATTCGGGTCCCGGTCCCCCACCACTTCCGCTCCCGAGTCGTCCGTTCACGGGCACGTATCGGCCGACGGCATCGCGCGGTCCTTCCCAGCCCCGACGTCCCTCGCTGTGGCCCTGCGGCgcagtttatttttatttctatatttatttaaaataaaatctatATGAATATTAAAATAGTTTTCATCTTATTTTTTGCTAaagattttatataaataaataaaggactCAAATCTTTGATCGTGTGGGTAAAGTAGGAAAGATGATGGAGGCTGCGGGCGGTGAAACACGGTCTCGTGCATGGTAAAAGTTAGTATTACATTGCTAGTATAGATTTTATGACATATTTCAGAAGCTTGTGATATAAATACTGTAGATTTATCCTTTTGATATTAATAAGTGTTTAGTTACATATCTAAAggaagcttcttttttttttttttcataactgTGCAAACCTCTCCGGCAGTACATGTTCTAGAGAGACAGAAAgggatttagtttgttttttaTTAATTGGCGGTGCACGAACGAGGGGGTGCGCGTGGATTGTGAGGTCGTAAAcgactctgttttttttttttaaaaaaaaagagagagatagcgaaggaaaaacgaaaaaaaaaacattttctcACTCCTCTGACATTTTCACAAAGTCAGGTTGCGTAGAAAAAGCGGCGTTTCAGTCATGGGATAGCGGTTTTGGATTTTGGAGATCCATCACCGCTCACATCTTGCACCGCCGTGACAGCCACCAAACCCATTTATATAAATTCCCACACCCCGCTCCTCTCTTTATGCTAAAAACTCCATCCCAAGCTTTCCTCTTCCCTTCGCTCCAGCCTTCAGTGAAGTCCCAGGCTTCCCTCTCTAATGCCCAAATAAAGCTGCATTGAAGTCCCAAGAAGTCGTTCAGCAATCCAAATCCATGGACGTCGACAACTGGGATCTACAGGCAGTAGTAAGGGGATGCTGTTTGACAAGACCATCAAcagatcccttctcttcctTCCCCCCTCTTGTCCTAAAGGAGGAGCAGGTAGATGGAGGAAAGGACATTCTTTTTGACTTTCCAGACATCATGGACACAGAAACCTCTTTCCATGAGTTGGAGGAGCTCTGCAAGCCCTTCTTCCTCAAACCCCATCAGCAACCATTACGGCAGCAACCATCCCTGCTCTCCCCCCAGCTTAGTAGTCCTTCCCAACAACAGCCGAGGCTGCCTCAACGGCCAGTAACTGACACCCCTCGTTCCAAAAAAAGGTAAATCTTTCCTCTCTCCACACTGTGTCTTCTCTTTAAGCAAATAACAAAGGAGAAATCTTTTATCTAAATCTAATGTATCTGAGAAATAAGAAACAGGAAGAACCAGCAGAAGAGGGTGGTTTGCCATGTCCCCGCCGACGGCCTCCCTTGTGACCTGTGGGCTTGGCGTAAATACGGCCAGAAACCTATAAAAGGCTCTCCCTATCCCCGGTATAGACTATATAACTCCGCTTCTTCTCTTCCGTTTGTTTTTTCTCATTAGTCTTAAAGATTCTAACTTGGAGGGAGAACAGGGGATATTACAGGTGCAGCAGCTCGAAAGGGTGCTTGGCGAGGAAGCAGGTCGAGAAGAGCCAGAGTGACCCGGCGATGCTCGTCGTTACCTACACAGCCGAGCACAACCACCCCCTCCCTACCCACCGCAACTCCCTCGCCGGCTGCACCCGCCAGAAGCTGCCCCCTCCCTCGTCGCTTGTCTCCACCTCTCCGTCCGCCTCCGTTAGCGACCGGATGACACCCTCCATCCCCGCGTCGTCGTCCGTGAAGGACGAGCTCCTCCGGCAGTGGAAGGacatggaggaggaggaggaggaggaagtggAGGAGATGTTGACGGTGGGAGACATCGAGATGGCGCGAGAGGAGGACGTGGTCTTCTTGGGGGTGGAGGGGCTGGTGGAGGGCACGGACGTCGGCGCCGCCAAGTTGCCGGCCCTCTCGGGCTTCTACGCCGACGGAGGTGGCCTCGCGGAGTATTTCTTCGCCACCTGGCTGGCCTCCAACAACGCAGCAGCCGCAGCTGGTGGGAGTTGACATATGCTGAGAGTTAGAAAGGGCTGAAACTAGAGCATCTGAGCCGTCCATTTCTGTTTGGTGTACTTAATAGCCGGTCCTTTCATTGGCCGGATTATAACTTTTGGTCCTGTTTGAAACTTCCACTAGCAtcctaaattctaaaatttctttAATTTCGA
This portion of the Phoenix dactylifera cultivar Barhee BC4 chromosome 11, palm_55x_up_171113_PBpolish2nd_filt_p, whole genome shotgun sequence genome encodes:
- the LOC103709031 gene encoding WRKY transcription factor 22-like isoform X2, giving the protein MDVDNWDLQAVVRGCCLTRPSTDPFSSFPPLVLKEEQVDGGKDILFDFPDIMDTETSFHELEELCKPFFLKPHQQPLRQQPSLLSPQLSSPSQQQPRLPQRPVTDTPRSKKRKNQQKRVVCHVPADGLPCDLWAWRKYGQKPIKGSPYPRGYYRCSSSKGCLARKQVEKSQSDPAMLVVTYTAEHNHPLPTHRNSLAGCTRQKLPPPSSLVSTSPSASVSDRMTPSIPASSSVKDELLRQWKDMEEEEEEEVEEMLTVGDIEMAREEDVVFLGVEGLVEGTDVGAAKLPALSGFYADGGGLAEYFFATWLASNNAAAAAGGS
- the LOC103709031 gene encoding WRKY transcription factor 22-like isoform X1, whose protein sequence is MDVDNWDLQAVVRGCCLTRPSTDPFSSFPPLVLKEEQVDGGKDILFDFPDIMDTETSFHELEELCKPFFLKPHQQPLRQQPSLLSPQLSSPSQQQPRLPQRPVTDTPRSKKRNRKNQQKRVVCHVPADGLPCDLWAWRKYGQKPIKGSPYPRGYYRCSSSKGCLARKQVEKSQSDPAMLVVTYTAEHNHPLPTHRNSLAGCTRQKLPPPSSLVSTSPSASVSDRMTPSIPASSSVKDELLRQWKDMEEEEEEEVEEMLTVGDIEMAREEDVVFLGVEGLVEGTDVGAAKLPALSGFYADGGGLAEYFFATWLASNNAAAAAGGS